One genomic region from Terriglobus aquaticus encodes:
- a CDS encoding lipopolysaccharide biosynthesis protein, which yields MSTNTVEAAETLPPDQLDFAFDQQDLKRRTVQGSFATMGAQAIKFVVRFGSAAVVARFLSPAEYGLVAMVSPILGFISTFNDIGFGQAIVRSPDITRSQVSSLFWRNLAVSIGLALLMALGSPLVGRFYHEPRTVGIVIALGGMLVLSTLNMVPNALLKRRLQYSALVIGDLASLCAATTVTITLAVTGFGYWSLVLGQLASSFTMVIITFSFARWWPTAFQRETSVTQHMRFGRNLTVVNLATYFSMTADNMIVGVVAGKTELGLYDRSYTLTVQPLNQLLAPINQVSIPLLSKLHDQPELFRRSYQTMLRLALLATMPAMLWCVLLAQPIIRAMLGPHWTGAAPIFAWVCLGGLLAPLFSSTGWVFTTENRTDEQMRYSVVSSLIGIASFAVGAHWGAYGVAKCSALAFLFLQTPLILYIMTRRGYIGRGHLARTILPFLIASPLVAAALYWMRNVHKLPAVAGVLVVSYALFALILFLLPGGRDLFQTIRNLKSSFRPS from the coding sequence ATGAGTACCAACACCGTGGAAGCGGCGGAAACCTTACCGCCGGATCAGCTCGATTTCGCCTTCGACCAGCAGGACCTGAAGCGTCGCACCGTGCAGGGCAGCTTCGCCACCATGGGCGCCCAGGCGATCAAGTTCGTCGTCCGCTTCGGCTCCGCCGCTGTCGTAGCGCGCTTTCTCAGCCCCGCCGAGTATGGCCTGGTCGCCATGGTCTCACCCATTCTCGGATTCATCAGCACCTTCAACGACATCGGTTTCGGCCAGGCCATTGTCCGCTCGCCCGACATTACGCGGTCCCAGGTCTCTTCTCTCTTCTGGCGCAACCTTGCCGTCAGCATCGGCCTGGCCCTCCTCATGGCGCTGGGTTCCCCGCTGGTCGGCCGTTTCTATCATGAGCCGCGCACCGTCGGCATCGTGATCGCGCTGGGCGGCATGCTCGTGCTGAGCACCCTGAACATGGTGCCAAACGCCCTGCTGAAGCGCCGCCTGCAGTACTCGGCCCTGGTCATCGGCGATCTGGCAAGCCTCTGCGCCGCTACCACCGTAACCATCACGCTCGCGGTCACCGGTTTCGGTTACTGGTCGCTGGTGCTTGGCCAGCTTGCCTCGTCGTTCACCATGGTCATCATCACCTTCTCGTTTGCACGATGGTGGCCAACCGCATTCCAGCGCGAGACCTCCGTCACCCAGCACATGCGCTTCGGCCGCAATCTGACGGTCGTCAACCTGGCCACCTACTTCAGCATGACGGCCGACAACATGATCGTCGGAGTCGTCGCCGGCAAGACGGAACTCGGCCTTTACGACCGCAGCTACACGCTCACCGTGCAGCCGCTCAACCAACTCCTGGCACCGATCAACCAGGTGTCTATCCCGCTGCTATCCAAGCTCCACGATCAGCCCGAGCTCTTCCGCCGCTCGTACCAGACCATGCTTCGGCTGGCCCTACTGGCCACCATGCCCGCCATGCTGTGGTGCGTTCTGCTGGCACAGCCCATCATTCGCGCCATGCTTGGCCCTCACTGGACCGGCGCCGCTCCCATCTTTGCCTGGGTCTGTCTGGGGGGCCTGCTTGCGCCGCTGTTCTCCAGCACCGGTTGGGTCTTCACCACCGAGAATCGCACCGACGAGCAGATGCGCTACTCAGTCGTCTCTTCCCTCATCGGCATCGCTTCGTTTGCCGTCGGGGCGCACTGGGGTGCTTATGGCGTCGCCAAGTGCTCCGCACTCGCGTTCCTCTTCCTACAAACCCCTCTCATTCTCTACATCATGACCCGTCGCGGTTACATCGGCCGCGGACATCTGGCCCGCACGATCCTGCCGTTCCTGATCGCCTCGCCACTCGTAGCGGCGGCCCTGTACTGGATGCGCAACGTACACAAGCTCCCCGCAGTGGCGGGCGTGCTTGTGGTCAGCTATGCTTTGTTCGCTCTCATCCTGTTCCTGCTTCCGGGCGGCCGCGATCTCTTCCAAACCATCCGCAATCTGAAGTCGAGCTTCCGCCCATCCTGA
- a CDS encoding glycosyltransferase family 2 protein: MDVVMAAYNAARYLPTSIGSVLAQTEPDWHLVLVDDGSTDDTEAVAREYKERLGDRMTYVRQKNGGPSAARNTAIRVSSSPLIAMLDADDVWLPDRLARAVEIFEREPTVGLTYGGITRFREPDVTVDTFYGNSGKAEGYVAERIYTRSMEVPCSSVTIRRKCLESAGMFDETMHATEDRDLWLRIAQRFKVGFVPEVHVRYRMSASSQSADPLRMLQTQRFFVDKHYGEPGCGWRPRQEALARIYRQQAEGFADRKEFGTGLRNALHALTLAPWQTANLRTTASITLRSLRKR, encoded by the coding sequence GTGGATGTGGTAATGGCCGCCTACAATGCCGCCCGATACTTGCCCACGTCGATTGGGAGTGTGCTGGCGCAGACGGAGCCGGATTGGCACCTGGTGCTGGTGGACGACGGATCGACGGATGACACGGAGGCCGTAGCGCGCGAGTACAAGGAGCGGCTGGGCGATCGCATGACCTACGTGCGGCAGAAGAATGGTGGGCCGTCGGCGGCGCGCAACACCGCGATCCGGGTTTCCAGTTCGCCGCTCATCGCCATGCTGGACGCGGACGATGTGTGGTTGCCGGACCGGTTGGCGCGCGCGGTCGAGATCTTTGAGCGCGAACCGACGGTTGGGCTGACTTACGGCGGGATCACGCGTTTTCGCGAGCCGGATGTGACGGTGGATACCTTCTACGGCAACAGCGGCAAGGCCGAAGGCTACGTGGCGGAGCGGATTTACACGCGCAGCATGGAAGTGCCCTGTTCATCGGTGACGATCCGGCGCAAGTGCCTGGAGAGTGCGGGCATGTTTGACGAGACAATGCACGCAACCGAAGACCGGGACCTATGGCTACGCATTGCCCAGCGGTTCAAGGTTGGCTTCGTCCCGGAGGTGCACGTGCGGTATCGCATGTCCGCCTCTTCGCAGTCGGCAGACCCTCTACGCATGCTGCAAACGCAGCGCTTCTTCGTGGACAAGCACTATGGCGAGCCCGGTTGCGGCTGGCGTCCAAGGCAGGAAGCGTTGGCTCGCATCTATCGCCAGCAGGCGGAAGGTTTTGCGGATCGCAAGGAGTTTGGAACTGGCCTTCGGAACGCCTTGCATGCCCTGACGCTTGCGCCGTGGCAGACGGCCAACCTGCGCACGACCGCGTCGATTACCTTGCGTTCGTTGCGGAAGCGGTAG
- a CDS encoding glycosyltransferase family 4 protein: MSHSPVRLRVYMMDLLATVPYYTAYLSRALLQHGVDVSVGSITYYLDLHCFDSRGLTLKPGCMDVVGRFPRLPRTLRRLLKVAETALNHGALGAKFLVRPPDVLHVQFLPMFLSRAPMDLWLMRLAQRRGARVVLTVHDLMPHNTADLHRAKFEDLYRSVDRLICHSDSIRARLQTEFGIANEQVDVIPHGPFFYDLPLADEDGVRKGYGIADGQQLVLWQGILSAYKGLDLLLEAWAAVEAEFAGATLVVVGTGSTELTDAVRAQVTRLGLHRVVLDLRFTSTEELVALYRAASVVVYPYRAITTSGALATGVALGKTIVASDLPVFRELLTNEEDALLVEPGDVEALGRAMLRVLQDAGLRERLAAAVRQKEFGSESWKSIAAQTEQVYVKACAAGSRERSAA, from the coding sequence ATGAGTCACAGCCCGGTGAGGTTGCGCGTGTACATGATGGACCTGTTAGCGACGGTGCCGTACTACACGGCGTACCTGTCGCGAGCTCTGCTGCAGCACGGCGTGGACGTAAGCGTTGGGTCGATCACGTACTACCTGGACCTGCACTGCTTCGACAGCCGCGGTCTGACGTTGAAGCCGGGCTGCATGGATGTGGTGGGGCGCTTCCCGCGGTTGCCGCGCACGCTGCGCCGCCTGTTGAAGGTGGCGGAGACCGCATTGAATCACGGTGCGTTGGGTGCGAAGTTTCTGGTGCGTCCGCCCGATGTGCTGCATGTGCAGTTTCTGCCGATGTTCTTGTCGCGCGCACCCATGGACCTATGGCTGATGCGGCTGGCACAACGGCGCGGTGCGCGCGTGGTGCTGACCGTGCATGACCTGATGCCGCACAACACCGCCGATCTGCACCGTGCAAAATTTGAGGATCTGTATCGCAGCGTGGATCGCCTGATCTGCCACTCGGACTCGATCCGCGCGCGACTGCAGACGGAGTTCGGGATTGCGAATGAGCAGGTTGACGTGATCCCGCACGGGCCGTTCTTTTACGATCTGCCGCTTGCTGACGAGGATGGGGTGCGCAAGGGGTATGGGATCGCCGATGGCCAGCAACTGGTGCTTTGGCAAGGCATCCTGTCGGCGTACAAGGGTCTGGACCTGTTGCTGGAGGCGTGGGCAGCGGTAGAGGCGGAGTTTGCGGGAGCGACATTGGTAGTCGTGGGAACAGGGTCGACGGAGCTGACGGATGCGGTACGGGCCCAAGTGACTCGTCTTGGGCTGCACCGCGTGGTGCTGGACTTGAGGTTTACGTCGACAGAAGAGCTGGTGGCGCTCTACAGGGCGGCGTCGGTCGTGGTGTATCCGTATCGCGCGATTACGACGAGTGGTGCGCTGGCGACGGGTGTTGCGTTGGGAAAGACGATCGTTGCGAGCGACCTGCCGGTGTTTCGCGAGTTGCTGACGAACGAGGAAGATGCCCTGCTGGTCGAGCCCGGCGATGTCGAGGCGCTGGGTCGGGCGATGCTGCGCGTGCTGCAGGATGCGGGTCTGCGAGAGCGGCTGGCCGCCGCGGTACGGCAAAAGGAGTTCGGCTCCGAGTCGTGGAAGAGCATTGCGGCGCAAACCGAGCAGGTGTACGTGAAGGCGTGCGCGGCCGGTAGCAGAGAGAGGTCCGCCGCTTGA
- a CDS encoding glycosyltransferase family 4 protein, translated as MNVLQLISSGGMYGAEAVILNLSHVLEREGDRSVIASFANASQQMHERAQAEGLTSVLVPCSGQVSVPTVHAIRELVSKYGIDVVHAHGYKADVYCWAALRGGQVPMVSTCHTWYDNDLAVRVYGAVDRWVLRQFARVVAVSAEVEQRLLTSGVRADRVRRIRNGIDPAVFSDVANGRAGAHRTSLRVGLVGRLSREKGVDVFIEAAAEVLQTLPDIEFVVVGEGPDRPQLEEQIRKLRIESRLRLLGHQEAMLPVYAGLDLMVSASRQEGLPVALLEGTASGLPLVATTAGEIPTLVVPGETGLLVTPGDAHALAAAMLRLLSSETERLAFGRNARARIVQEFSADRMSADYREVYQQAARSERRA; from the coding sequence GTGAACGTTCTGCAACTGATCAGCAGCGGAGGCATGTACGGGGCGGAGGCGGTGATCCTGAATCTGTCGCACGTGCTGGAACGCGAAGGCGACCGGAGTGTGATCGCCAGCTTTGCCAATGCGAGCCAGCAGATGCACGAGCGAGCACAGGCCGAGGGACTGACGTCCGTGCTTGTGCCGTGCAGCGGGCAGGTGAGTGTACCGACGGTGCATGCGATTCGCGAACTGGTGTCGAAGTACGGCATCGATGTGGTGCATGCCCATGGGTACAAGGCCGATGTGTACTGCTGGGCGGCGCTGCGCGGCGGGCAGGTGCCGATGGTATCCACTTGCCACACCTGGTACGACAATGATCTGGCGGTGCGTGTGTATGGTGCGGTAGACCGGTGGGTGTTGCGGCAGTTCGCAAGGGTGGTGGCGGTCTCAGCGGAGGTGGAGCAGCGCCTGCTAACAAGCGGCGTTCGAGCTGACCGGGTGCGGCGCATTCGGAACGGCATCGATCCTGCAGTGTTCAGCGACGTGGCGAACGGCCGTGCTGGAGCGCACCGCACGTCGTTGCGCGTGGGACTGGTGGGACGGCTTTCGCGTGAGAAGGGTGTGGACGTGTTTATCGAGGCTGCGGCTGAAGTGCTGCAGACCTTGCCTGACATCGAGTTTGTCGTTGTGGGCGAGGGACCAGACCGGCCTCAGCTTGAGGAACAGATCCGGAAGCTGAGGATCGAGTCCCGGCTGCGCCTGCTGGGCCACCAGGAAGCGATGCTGCCGGTGTATGCAGGGCTGGACCTGATGGTGTCGGCGTCGCGGCAGGAGGGCTTGCCGGTCGCATTGCTCGAGGGCACGGCGAGCGGGCTGCCGCTGGTGGCGACCACTGCGGGTGAGATTCCTACCTTAGTGGTGCCGGGTGAGACCGGGCTGCTGGTGACTCCCGGAGATGCGCACGCCTTGGCGGCTGCCATGCTGCGGCTGCTGAGCAGCGAGACTGAGCGTCTGGCGTTTGGCCGCAATGCACGCGCGCGTATCGTGCAAGAGTTTTCTGCCGACCGGATGAGTGCGGACTATCGCGAGGTGTACCAGCAAGCCGCGCGTTCGGAGCGGCGCGCATGA
- a CDS encoding polysaccharide deacetylase family protein, producing MSIPSGAAAAGDRKKVALLYHELRPQGSAYSYVLPCARFEQQLRMMAELPATSYEPIVTFDDGHVSNYTYALPALEASGRSAFFFITAGWTGVRPDYMDKTQLRALHTAGHGIGAHGWTHTLLTQCSAADLRHELVDARSALEDAIGAPVTSLSLPGGRSNAAVIEACHEAGYTTVWTSVPGAVKSSSEATVGRFNILAGHSDAFLQRLLDPASGELARAARVGRWKAMAQRVMGDAAYARLWALLNRKEGDATDPGAQRVDGAL from the coding sequence ATGAGTATACCGTCAGGTGCCGCAGCTGCTGGAGACCGCAAGAAGGTAGCGCTGCTGTACCACGAGCTGCGGCCCCAGGGGTCGGCCTATTCGTACGTGTTGCCGTGTGCCCGGTTTGAGCAGCAGCTGCGGATGATGGCAGAGCTGCCGGCCACGTCCTATGAGCCGATTGTCACGTTCGATGATGGGCACGTCTCGAACTACACGTATGCGCTGCCGGCTCTCGAAGCATCGGGCCGTTCGGCTTTCTTCTTCATCACTGCCGGGTGGACGGGTGTGCGCCCGGACTACATGGACAAGACGCAGTTGCGTGCTCTGCACACGGCGGGGCACGGCATTGGAGCGCACGGCTGGACGCACACGCTGCTGACGCAGTGCAGCGCAGCGGATCTGCGGCACGAACTGGTGGATGCGCGATCGGCCCTGGAAGACGCGATCGGCGCGCCGGTGACGAGCCTTTCACTGCCGGGAGGGCGCAGCAATGCGGCGGTGATCGAGGCATGCCACGAGGCGGGGTATACGACCGTGTGGACGTCGGTACCGGGAGCAGTGAAGAGCTCCAGCGAGGCGACGGTCGGTCGATTCAACATCCTGGCAGGACACAGCGACGCGTTTCTGCAGCGCTTGCTGGACCCCGCGAGCGGGGAACTGGCGCGTGCGGCCCGCGTGGGACGGTGGAAGGCCATGGCACAACGAGTGATGGGCGATGCCGCGTACGCGCGGTTGTGGGCGTTGCTGAACCGCAAAGAAGGCGATGCGACGGACCCGGGAGCGCAGCGAGTGGACGGGGCGCTGTGA
- a CDS encoding serine O-acetyltransferase: protein MKLWETLRADVYRYRASTSAGAFLSAWWHEPGFRFTWYLRKVTFYSARKRSPLLLAYLYNRILLNHYRFRYGFDISPQTRIGPGLYLGHFGGVVISPFATIGSNVNINQGATIGATSRGANQGAPVLGDRVWVGAGSFIVGKVRVEHDSLIAPGAYVNFNVQPSSLILGNPGQCVSQRGSEGYINNVLPSSHT from the coding sequence ATGAAGCTTTGGGAAACGCTGCGCGCGGACGTATACCGCTATCGCGCAAGCACCAGCGCGGGCGCCTTCCTCAGCGCGTGGTGGCACGAACCCGGTTTCCGGTTCACATGGTACCTGCGCAAAGTCACCTTCTACTCCGCTCGCAAGCGCTCGCCTCTCTTGCTCGCCTACCTGTACAACCGCATTCTTCTGAATCACTATCGCTTCCGCTACGGCTTCGACATCTCGCCGCAGACGCGCATCGGACCCGGCCTGTACCTGGGCCACTTCGGCGGCGTGGTGATCAGTCCCTTTGCCACAATCGGGTCCAACGTAAACATCAACCAGGGCGCAACCATCGGTGCCACCAGCCGCGGCGCCAACCAGGGCGCGCCCGTGCTCGGGGATCGCGTGTGGGTCGGTGCAGGCTCCTTCATCGTCGGCAAGGTGCGCGTCGAACACGACTCGCTCATCGCACCGGGAGCCTATGTAAACTTCAACGTTCAACCGTCCTCGCTCATCCTGGGCAATCCCGGCCAGTGTGTCAGCCAGCGTGGCTCCGAAGGCTATATCAACAACGTGCTTCCCTCTTCGCACAC